CTGACCTGGGGGCTGAGGTGGATTGAccaaatgtttctttctctctgttttagGCCTACGATCCAGACAGTGGTGTCCTGGGCCAGATCACCTACCAGCTGCTACCGGAGAGCACGTACGTAGGGGCATGGCCAGCCACGACCAGGACATTGTCCTGGCAAGGGGGCTCCAGGCCTGAGCCCTGGTGACAGCTCCATGTGTGCCATAGCCGTAAAATCTTCATGGTGAATGCCACGACTGGGGCAGTGCTGGTGGAGAACGGGAGCTTTCTGGACCGGGAGACTCGCTCCATCTACTACGCCAACCTCCAGGCCAAGGATGGGGGCAACCTGGTGGGCACCACCGTGCTGGAGATCACCGTGCTGGATGACAACGACATGAAGCCCATCATCACCGGCTCCTACTTCATCTCAGTGCAAGAGGGGCAGCACGTCAGAACGCAGATCCAGGTATGCACCACTGGAGACAGAGAGGATGATGGGAGGCTgttggagaggagcagggacTGTCCCCAAGGTGCTGGACAGCCCCATTCCAACCCCTGACCTTTTCAGGCCATCGACAACGATGAACCTGGCAACCGCAACAGCGAGTTGGGCTTCCAGATCTTGCCAGGACCATTCAGCAACAACTTCACCATCAACGTGACCACTGGTGAGATGCACAGCAAGGAGCCACTGGACCGCGAGGCCTTGGAAGATGAGCAGGGGCAAATGGTGGTGACAGTGGAGGTGTACGACCATGGTGTGCCACCACTCAACACCTCGGTGAACGTCACCATCACTGTGGGGGTGAGCCCAAGCAGGGACACACTGGGGCAGAAGGAGGCTTGGATCTGGGATgtaagggcagggaggggatgtgGGATCCCTGGCCATGGCACCATGTCCCCAGATTCTctgtgggggcagagggaaTAGTCGaggcagagaggcagagaggcaggagagggCTTGTGTGCCTCCTCCTGTGGGCAGGCACGTGTCCACActcctgtccccagcctgctgTGGGGCACCCTGTTTCCTGGGGCAGCTACAACCATGGAGTTTATCTCTTGCAGGACGTGAATGACAACGCACCCATGTTCCTCAACCAGTCCTATGAGTTCTCAGTCTTTGAAGATTCTCCAGGTAGAAGCTGCATGGCCAGGCTCGTGGGACCAGTGGTGTCCTGGAGTCAGTGCCCACTGGCCACTGAGTATCTCTCTCCACCTGCAGGGTTCCTCGTGGGTGAGGTGGAGGCCACAGATGCTGACCGGACGGAGATGAACTCCCGCATTTCCTTCCTACTTCAGAGGGGCAGTGGCTCCAGCAACTTCTTGATCCGCTCGTCCTACCTGGGGCCAGGGCACTATGGTGGGCAGCTGTCCGTGGACCCCGACATGTCCCTGGACTATGACACCCTGCAGCAGAAGTTCTTCTCCTTGGTGGTGCTGGCAGAGAACACAGCCGCAGAGAACATAGGGGACACCGCCAGCGTCTCAGTGGTGGTCCACATCCTAGACATCAACGACGAGCCCCCCACTGTCCTGCCAGCCTCGCTGCAGGACATCGATGTGAGCGAGAATGGCACACAGCAGGGTCTGCTCCACACACTGGTCGCCTCTGACCCAGACACCAACCACTCGCTGGTCTTCGAGGAGCTGGCGGTCACCTGCTTCAAGGGGGCAAGCAGCGCTGGGGAGGTGTGCTGGGACTGGTTTGTGCTGGCACCCAACGGCTCAGTGCTGGTGAACAGCTTGGACATTGACTACGAGCTGTGCGACACGGTGGTGCTCACGCTGCGGGCTGAAGACCTGTACACCGAGAAAGGCAACCGCTACAGCCAGAATGGTACGGCACCCACTCCCCGCTCCTTCCACCACCGCTGAGCATAGTGGGTGGTGGGACCAGCCTCCTACCTTCCAGGAGGAACTGtggggagcaggacaggagCCAGGTGGTTTGGCGATGGAGGGAGGGTGTCCCCAGCTCTTTTGATCCCTGCCACGGGGGCCTGAACCTGCTGGGAGGACAGGACTCCcaggggaagcagaggagggtgctgcagggctgctctgttGGTGACCGGAGCTCTGCTTTTGGGGTGTTTGCAGAAACCCTGAGAATCCTCATCACGGATGTGAATGACAACACGCCGGTCTTCCTGCCCATCTTGGAGACCTTTGGTAAGCGGCCAGGGCTGGTGCATCCTGCGGGCTCCTCTCTGCACCCACACGTGCTCTGCCATGTTCCCCTGTGGTGGGGACCTTCacccagccagggcagggctgtgagAGGGGCAGGGGCCAGGCTGGGGTTACTCGGTGCTTTCCATGAAGACTGTGGGGCTGAGGGCAGCGGGGGGATACTTGGAGCTCTGCTGAGCCCTGGGGCTGTGTGGGCATGGGGTCTGCAGCAAGCCTGGCTGCACACCAGCATGACTACActgtccatctgtctgtccTTGGCAGTGGTTGTCCCCGAAATCTCTCCTGTGGATCTGCAAGTAGCTACTGTGAAGGTGAGGAGCTGTGTGCACGTGTCTGTCAGTCTGTGGAGCCAGGATCGCCCATCCGCACCGTGGGAAGCGGTGGCCATTCCCATCCATGCTCCTGCCACGCTTTGTCCCTGCAGGCCACAGACGCTGACTCAGCGCTGAACGGAGCCATCGTCTTCTCCATTATCAGTGTGGTGCTTGTGGAGGACAACGGGGTCAGCCGGCCCTTTGAGAACCTCTTCAAGGTGGTGACAACGCTCGAGACGGACAGCTACATCGGGAGCATCCAGTGAGGCCATGGGTCTGGGCAAGGGTGGGGGGAACGtggctcagctcctgcctgcagcaaggcagaggTACAGGCAGGGCCAGCACAGGCTGGCAAGGGGACAAAGCTATCCTGGGGTCCTGCCCTGGGCACAGTGGCAGGCTGGAGCTTGGGGGATGGCTGTGTCCTCCCAGGGATGTCCCATGGGATTGCTGATGTCCCTCTTCTCACAGGGTGGCCAGCAACCTCGACAGCTCGCTGAAGGGGCAGTACCAGGTGACGGTGGAGGCTCGGAACAGACAGCCACCAGAACACACAGCACAGACCGTGCTGAACGTGAGTGTCACCCCTGTTCCCCCCCATCCAGGGACACCCCGcaccctgcctggccctgctcACCCCTGCTCTTCCCACGCAGATCTTTGCAGTGGATCAGAGCTACCGCGTTCGCCTCCAGTTCGTGACAACGGTGGATGAAGTCCAGAGTAACTCTGAAAATATCAAAGCGTaaggggtgctgggctgggggaggtgggCACATGCCTGTGCAGCGGGGGACATGAGCATGTGGACACGGACCGCCAACTGTGTCTCCCAGCTTCACAGACTGTGAAGGGGACTGAGGCAGGTccccactggagctgggggctgcagggcatcCAGCTGCTTCCTGTCCCTGTGAGTGGAGCAGCAGGACACCTGGCCTAGCCTCCTTCCATCCCTCCTGTTCCTAGGGCCCTGACCACCGTGACCAAGGCAGGGGTCTATGTGGTGGCCATTCAGAGCGTGGAGGACACCCGTGCCTCTCAGTGAGTGGGGCCATGCAGGTGGTGGGGAAAGGGATGTGGTGGTGGCATCGGAGGGGGTCACCCTGGGGCAGAGCACTGTGCCCTGCACCCTGCTCACCCTGTCTCTTTGATCCCGCAGGGTGGAAGCCAAGTCGGTGATGGAGGCGTACTTCGTCTACAGCAATGGCACTGCCCTGGACGTCAACCAACTGAGCGTGTGTGTGCCAGGCCAGGGGCTGCGCATGGGCATCACCATGCGCCCAGACCAGCCCAGCCACTCACACCTCTGCTTTCCTTGGCAGGCTCATACAGTCTGACCCCCTGGTCCTGGCTGAGCTGGTGAACCTGGGCCTGGCCATCATCGTGAGTGGGGCTGGGCAAGGGGCAGAGAGAGGGCACCAGCCccgtgtggggctggggggggagggcagtCTGCTGACTGGGGCTGTGCCCTCACCCCTGTTCTGCACCAGGGCCCCGGGGAGGTGACGAAGCCCACCAGGGAGATGGAGCTGATCGGCATCATTGCTGGGCTGGCAGCGTTCCTGCTCATCTTCATCCTCATCATGACGCTGGTCTTGGTTCTCACCACCAGAAGGTACCACACCGCCTGcactccctcctgcctcccctcacCACTCCCATCCTCACCGGCACCCCTCGACCCATCCCTACCCTCCATCCCGCAACCTggctcccccctgcccctctcACCCGCCCCATCTCTGGGCTTTGCAGCTACAAGAGGAAGCTGAGTGCGATGAAGGCTCTCAAGGTGGCCACAACATTCAACCCtgccacagcacagcagggagcCGGCATCCCTGGGACCAACCAGTACAATGCAGAGGGGTGAGTGGggggctccctgcagcaggaagggagaGCCCAGGCACGTCCCCAcgcccaggggctgcagggctcctGTCacacccctcctgcctgggggacacagctgccccagggctgaCACCACAGCCCCACGAGATGGTCACTCACCTGCCACCCATCCCTGGCCAGGGCCAACCCCATGCTGAATGTCTCGCTCGATCCCTCCCATGACCTGGGCTTCCACGAGGACTCCAACTCCGTGGCCAGgtgagctctgcaggcaggtcCTGAAGCCCACAGGGCCATTGCCCTGCGTCCCCACCCTGTCAGTTCCTGGGCCCTCTTctaccccccacccccctccatTCTCCACAGCATGAATTCCCTGGATGAAAACGCAGTAAATGCCCCTGGGGATGATGACCTCAATGAAAAGGTGAGTGTGCGATGAGCTGCTGATGCCCAGCAGGGAGTCCTGCCACTGCACCccactttccttcctctctgctgtggtCCCCAGGCCCCTGGACCCCTCACGTCccttcctctccatccccctgccagcccccagctcctgggAAGGATGGGAgcgtccctgtccccatcccatctgACCatgctctcctcctgcagcagggcaaAGTGCAGCTGACACACCCCACCGATGAGGAGGTGCTGGTGGCCGCCCTGAACTTGAAGGAGCCCACCAAAACAGCGTACATCAACAATACCTTCACCACCACAGACTTGTGAGCAGGcgcgcaggcagcagcagggccggAGCGGGACTCGGGTAGCTGCTTTGGTGATATTGTGTTCAGAGGCTGACAGTAAAGCTGTCCCACGTGGGTCACGGTGTCCTGTGTGGCTGTCAGCCCATCTGGCCAAGGGGCTCAGCCAgctttgggtcacctgtcccaGCACAAGGCGCTGGTTTCAGGCCAggctggtggggaaggggaggcgaATGCCACTGTGGGGCTCAGCCTGGCTTCTTGTCCCCGGGAcccttccctgggctgccccactgtccctgctcagccccaggggATGGAGGTGCAAGCAGCCCGTGCAGAGATTTGTGCAAGGTTTTATTACCCAACATCCACGTTGACAGGTTGGTCCTCCcgcccccttcctccccccacccccaaaaaaagaaatgaagaggaaaaaaagaagtagatgATGAAGCCGCAGCACCGGCGTGCcacagctcagcagcacagggctaGAGGTGGGGGACAGCCTGGGGCAGGGTGGCGGGGGGATGCCCCAGGGCTCCTGGTCTTCCCTGTGTGGCCGTGGCACCACTCCTGCAGCCCAAGGCACAGGGAAAAGCTGGCTCCCGGTGAGcgctgcagcacagagcaggcactggcctcagccctggctgcagggtGGCACTTCAGCAAGCCCTTCGCAGCACCCCCCCGGGCAAGAGACAGCCCCCAGGGCCAAAACAAGCCCAGGATGTACAACAGGAGTTTGAGGGGCAAGACTTGCCCCTaagaggggaaggggctgtACTGGTGTCCCGGCACCTTGAGCCTTCCTGCACCTCTGCCCAGAGGGGATGGTGCATCTGCCCAAGCACACCCCATTTGCAGCCTCCTGCCCATCAAGCGCTGGGCATGGGTCTGGGACCCCCTCGCTGTGGCACTGCAGGGCCGGTCCTCTGCacaaggccaggctggagggCCAGGTCCCATGTCTCTGCAGGATGCCATGGTGCTGCTGGCCATGCGGACGCtcacccagccgtggagatgCTCACTCCCCTGCACGCCGACCCTTCGCTCCTGACGTTCTCCAGTCCAGCGGGGTGCAGGCAACATAGGAAAAGTGTTTGAAAAGAGGGTCATGGTCCTGCAGGCCActggggaggaggtggctcCAGGCAGGATGCACATGTTTGAAAGTGGCTCTTAAAAAGCTCCAAAAATGCAAACACGGTTCAATAaaagcccccctcccccccgccctgtAAAACCCCAGCTGTAAAAAGTGGCAGCGCTTTGCAGCCGGCACATCCCTGGCTGCTGTAGGGGAGAGCAGCCAGCAGGGCTGAAGGGACACGCGTCCACGTCCCCAGCATACGGGACCTCTCCAGCACTGGGGAGGCTGGATGGGCCAGGCGGCAGGGCCTGCTTCATCCCCACTGCCAGCCGTGGTGAGGATGTACCCTGGGCTCCCACGGCCGCCCCTGGGCAGGTCCCCATgcaaggaggggctggggccCGTGGGGACAGACTTCCCAAGTGCCTCCAGCCACAGTAACAGGGACCAGCGGCTCTCTACTGCAGCCATGGTCAGCCCCAGTTTCTGCCATCAGAGAtctgtcccagtgctctgtgTGGCCACGTCCTCCCAGCTCCGGGGCACCCACggcacagcagcagggcagagaggacGAGGCTGTGGCGGGCTGGGCTGAAAGCCCCCACTGTGGGCAGCCATGGGCTGATTGCAGAGAAGTGGTGGCACCGTGATGCACCAGCATCTCTCCAGCATGGGGAGtgatgctgctgcctggggcaTGAGCCAAGCCAGAGCTCAGAGAAGCCAGAAGCGACCTGCCTGTGCCCACCTTGAGCCACCACCAGACCTGTGCCATGGGCAGGAGATGCCCCGGGAGCAGCCGCCTCTGCCTGGAAGGAGCCATGCGCCTCCTCATGCTAAAAAAAGCCACCAAGCAAAGAGATGTGGCACCAGCCTCATGTCCCGGGACACCTCCATggggccaggctggcaggggGACCCCAGGCTGGCAAGGGGACCCCCAGCGAAGGAGACGCTTTGCCCCAGCGTGTAGTGCTCCATCACTgcccgccccagccccaggagccccACGCGCTGGCAGTGGGTGTCTTGGGACGCCGGGGCAGGGACCCCTCCCCGTGGCACCCCTGCCCCACTGGCGCGGGCAGTGGCTCACTCCgtggcagggctggcacggGAACAG
This DNA window, taken from Grus americana isolate bGruAme1 chromosome 14, bGruAme1.mat, whole genome shotgun sequence, encodes the following:
- the CDHR2 gene encoding cadherin-related family member 2 isoform X2; translated protein: MAWRSLVLLPFLLATVSGNTAPFFNMTFVYVPEDLGLGEHAFQLTAIDIDGDPLTYSISGSDAFYFSVNAQTGNVTLKNSLDRELQPKLTIIVGVSDGINAEVSRKFTVIVEDRNDNAPVFQGLPYEASIPENMTLESIIYTVFANDSDTGNAAKVSYSIEEVIPDSMKNHWLFYIKPNGDVVLNGSLDYAKNTFYQLKILAKDGGGMLHNVLTFQQSSTYLTLIILDVPNLDPRFLNEPYSGSVPENCPLGTTVLSVTAMDRDTGVNDEISYSITNVSVPFAINAETGTITVSGTLDREQLPSEEVLLEIMAREKHLDIHNKVAQASTLVTVTVTDVNDNKPQFYDCSLPSCNFSTSVQNNFRGNIIEHSSSRLPVSNLSIIAYDPDKGINSTYELHLQGPNASAFTVSPTRIVGTGEVQLLVQDPSSVDYEISHVMVVQIIANDTGNPRDCCSTATVTIDLIDSNDHIPEFPQSTYNLSVMENSPAGTIISPNITAYDPDSGVLGQITYQLLPESTRKIFMVNATTGAVLVENGSFLDRETRSIYYANLQAKDGGNLVGTTVLEITVLDDNDMKPIITGSYFISVQEGQHVRTQIQAIDNDEPGNRNSELGFQILPGPFSNNFTINVTTGEMHSKEPLDREALEDEQGQMVVTVEVYDHGVPPLNTSVNVTITVGDVNDNAPMFLNQSYEFSVFEDSPGFLVGEVEATDADRTEMNSRISFLLQRGSGSSNFLIRSSYLGPGHYGGQLSVDPDMSLDYDTLQQKFFSLVVLAENTAAENIGDTASVSVVVHILDINDEPPTVLPASLQDIDVSENGTQQGLLHTLVASDPDTNHSLVFEELAVTCFKGASSAGEVCWDWFVLAPNGSVLVNSLDIDYELCDTVVLTLRAEDLYTEKGNRYSQNETLRILITDVNDNTPVFLPILETFVVVPEISPVDLQVATVKATDADSALNGAIVFSIISVVLVEDNGVSRPFENLFKVVTTLETDSYIGSIQVASNLDSSLKGQYQVTVEARNRQPPEHTAQTVLNIFAVDQSYRVRLQFVTTVDEVQSNSENIKAALTTVTKAGVYVVAIQSVEDTRASQVEAKSVMEAYFVYSNGTALDVNQLSVLIQSDPLVLAELVNLGLAIIGPGEVTKPTREMELIGIIAGLAAFLLIFILIMTLVLVLTTRSYKRKLSAMKALKVATTFNPATAQQGAGIPGTNQYNAEGANPMLNVSLDPSHDLGFHEDSNSVASMNSLDENAVNAPGDDDLNEKGKVQLTHPTDEEVLVAALNLKEPTKTAYINNTFTTTDL
- the CDHR2 gene encoding cadherin-related family member 2 isoform X1; its protein translation is MAWRSLVLLPFLLATVSGNTAPFFNMTFVYVPEDLGLGEHAFQLTAIDIDGDPLTYSISGSDAFYFSVNAQTGNVTLKNSLDRELQPKLTIIVGVSDGINAEVSRKFTVIVEDRNDNAPVFQGLPYEASIPENMTLESIIYTVFANDSDTGNAAKVSYSIEEVIPDSMKNHWLFYIKPNGDVVLNGSLDYAKNTFYQLKILAKDGGGMLHNVLTFQQSSTYLTLIILDVPNLDPRFLNEPYSGSVPENCPLGTTVLSVTAMDRDTGVNDEISYSITNVSVPFAINAETGTITVSGTLDREQLPSEEVLLEIMAREKHLDIHNKVAQASTLVTVTVTDVNDNKPQFYDCSLPSCNFSTSVQNNFRGNIIEHSSSRLPVSNLSIIAYDPDKGINSTYELHLQGPNASAFTVSPTRIVGTGEVQLLVQDPSSVDYEISHVMVVQIIANDTGNPRDCCSTATVTIDLIDSNDHIPEFPQSTYNLSVMENSPAGTIISPNITAYDPDSGVLGQITYQLLPESTRKIFMVNATTGAVLVENGSFLDRETRSIYYANLQAKDGGNLVGTTVLEITVLDDNDMKPIITGSYFISVQEGQHVRTQIQAIDNDEPGNRNSELGFQILPGPFSNNFTINVTTGEMHSKEPLDREALEDEQGQMVVTVEVYDHGVPPLNTSVNVTITVGDVNDNAPMFLNQSYEFSVFEDSPGFLVGEVEATDADRTEMNSRISFLLQRGSGSSNFLIRSSYLGPGHYGGQLSVDPDMSLDYDTLQQKFFSLVVLAENTAAENIGDTASVSVVVHILDINDEPPTVLPASLQDIDVSENGTQQGLLHTLVASDPDTNHSLVFEELAVTCFKGASSAGEVCWDWFVLAPNGSVLVNSLDIDYELCDTVVLTLRAEDLYTEKGNRYSQNETLRILITDVNDNTPVFLPILETFVVVPEISPVDLQVATVKATDADSALNGAIVFSIISVVLVEDNGVSRPFENLFKVVTTLETDSYIGSIQVASNLDSSLKGQYQVTVEARNRQPPEHTAQTVLNIFAVDQSYRVRLQFVTTVDEVQSNSENIKAALTTVTKAGVYVVAIQSVEDTRASQVEAKSVMEAYFVYSNGTALDVNQLSVLIQSDPLVLAELVNLGLAIIGPGEVTKPTREMELIGIIAGLAAFLLIFILIMTLVLVLTTRSYKRKLSAMKALKVATTFNPATAQQGAGIPGTNQYNAEGANPMLNVSLDPSHDLGFHEDSNSVASMNSLDENAVNAPGDDDLNEKQGKVQLTHPTDEEVLVAALNLKEPTKTAYINNTFTTTDL
- the CDHR2 gene encoding cadherin-related family member 2 isoform X4, with translation MAWRSLVLLPFLLATVSGNTAPFFNMTFVYVPEDLGLGEHAFQLTAIDIDGDPLTYSISGSDAFYFSVNAQTGNVTLKNSLDRELQPKLTIIVGVSDGINAEVSRKFTVIVEDRNDNAPVFQGLPYEASIPENMTLESIIYTVFANDSDTGNAAKVSYSIEEVIPDSMKNHWLFYIKPNGDVVLNGSLDYAKNTFYQLKILAKDGGGMLHNVLTFQQSSTYLTLIILDVPNLDPRFLNEPYSGSVPENCPLGTTVLSVTAMDRDTGVNDEISYSITNVSVPFAINAETGTITVSGTLDREQLPSEEVLLEIMAREKHLDIHNKVAQASTLVTVTVTDVNDNKPQFYDCSLPSCNFSTSVQNNFRGNIIEHSSSRLPVSNLSIIAYDPDKGINSTYELHLQGPNASAFTVSPTRIVGTGEVQLLVQDPSSVDYEISHVMVVQIIANDTGNPRDCCSTATVTIDLIDSNDHIPEFPQSTYNLSVMENSPAGTIISPNITAYDPDSGVLGQITYQLLPESTRKIFMVNATTGAVLVENGSFLDRETRSIYYANLQAKDGGNLVGTTVLEITVLDDNDMKPIITGSYFISVQEGQHVRTQIQAIDNDEPGNRNSELGFQILPGPFSNNFTINVTTGEMHSKEPLDREALEDEQGQMVVTVEVYDHGVPPLNTSVNVTITVGDVNDNAPMFLNQSYEFSVFEDSPGFLVGEVEATDADRTEMNSRISFLLQRGSGSSNFLIRSSYLGPGHYGGQLSVDPDMSLDYDTLQQKFFSLVVLAENTAAENIGDTASVSVVVHILDINDEPPTVLPASLQDIDVSENGTQQGLLHTLVASDPDTNHSLVFEELAVTCFKGASSAGEVCWDWFVLAPNGSVLVNSLDIDYELCDTVVLTLRAEDLYTEKGNRYSQNETLRILITDVNDNTPVFLPILETFVVVPEISPVDLQVATVKATDADSALNGAIVFSIISVVLVEDNGVSRPFENLFKVVTTLETDSYIGSIQVASNLDSSLKGQYQVTVEARNRQPPEHTAQTVLNIFAVDQSYRVRLQFVTTVDEVQSNSENIKAALTTVTKAGVYVVAIQSVEDTRASQVEAKSVMEAYFVYSNGTALDVNQLSAHTV
- the CDHR2 gene encoding cadherin-related family member 2 isoform X3, encoding MTFVYVPEDLGLGEHAFQLTAIDIDGDPLTYSISGSDAFYFSVNAQTGNVTLKNSLDRELQPKLTIIVGVSDGINAEVSRKFTVIVEDRNDNAPVFQGLPYEASIPENMTLESIIYTVFANDSDTGNAAKVSYSIEEVIPDSMKNHWLFYIKPNGDVVLNGSLDYAKNTFYQLKILAKDGGGMLHNVLTFQQSSTYLTLIILDVPNLDPRFLNEPYSGSVPENCPLGTTVLSVTAMDRDTGVNDEISYSITNVSVPFAINAETGTITVSGTLDREQLPSEEVLLEIMAREKHLDIHNKVAQASTLVTVTVTDVNDNKPQFYDCSLPSCNFSTSVQNNFRGNIIEHSSSRLPVSNLSIIAYDPDKGINSTYELHLQGPNASAFTVSPTRIVGTGEVQLLVQDPSSVDYEISHVMVVQIIANDTGNPRDCCSTATVTIDLIDSNDHIPEFPQSTYNLSVMENSPAGTIISPNITAYDPDSGVLGQITYQLLPESTRKIFMVNATTGAVLVENGSFLDRETRSIYYANLQAKDGGNLVGTTVLEITVLDDNDMKPIITGSYFISVQEGQHVRTQIQAIDNDEPGNRNSELGFQILPGPFSNNFTINVTTGEMHSKEPLDREALEDEQGQMVVTVEVYDHGVPPLNTSVNVTITVGDVNDNAPMFLNQSYEFSVFEDSPGFLVGEVEATDADRTEMNSRISFLLQRGSGSSNFLIRSSYLGPGHYGGQLSVDPDMSLDYDTLQQKFFSLVVLAENTAAENIGDTASVSVVVHILDINDEPPTVLPASLQDIDVSENGTQQGLLHTLVASDPDTNHSLVFEELAVTCFKGASSAGEVCWDWFVLAPNGSVLVNSLDIDYELCDTVVLTLRAEDLYTEKGNRYSQNETLRILITDVNDNTPVFLPILETFVVVPEISPVDLQVATVKATDADSALNGAIVFSIISVVLVEDNGVSRPFENLFKVVTTLETDSYIGSIQVASNLDSSLKGQYQVTVEARNRQPPEHTAQTVLNIFAVDQSYRVRLQFVTTVDEVQSNSENIKAALTTVTKAGVYVVAIQSVEDTRASQVEAKSVMEAYFVYSNGTALDVNQLSVLIQSDPLVLAELVNLGLAIIGPGEVTKPTREMELIGIIAGLAAFLLIFILIMTLVLVLTTRSYKRKLSAMKALKVATTFNPATAQQGAGIPGTNQYNAEGANPMLNVSLDPSHDLGFHEDSNSVASMNSLDENAVNAPGDDDLNEKQGKVQLTHPTDEEVLVAALNLKEPTKTAYINNTFTTTDL
- the CDHR2 gene encoding cadherin-related family member 2 isoform X5 translates to MAHWTMPRTPSTSLRSLPRWGPARPGAQVCQSSTYLTLIILDVPNLDPRFLNEPYSGSVPENCPLGTTVLSVTAMDRDTGVNDEISYSITNVSVPFAINAETGTITVSGTLDREQLPSEEVLLEIMAREKHLDIHNKVAQASTLVTVTVTDVNDNKPQFYDCSLPSCNFSTSVQNNFRGNIIEHSSSRLPVSNLSIIAYDPDKGINSTYELHLQGPNASAFTVSPTRIVGTGEVQLLVQDPSSVDYEISHVMVVQIIANDTGNPRDCCSTATVTIDLIDSNDHIPEFPQSTYNLSVMENSPAGTIISPNITAYDPDSGVLGQITYQLLPESTRKIFMVNATTGAVLVENGSFLDRETRSIYYANLQAKDGGNLVGTTVLEITVLDDNDMKPIITGSYFISVQEGQHVRTQIQAIDNDEPGNRNSELGFQILPGPFSNNFTINVTTGEMHSKEPLDREALEDEQGQMVVTVEVYDHGVPPLNTSVNVTITVGDVNDNAPMFLNQSYEFSVFEDSPGFLVGEVEATDADRTEMNSRISFLLQRGSGSSNFLIRSSYLGPGHYGGQLSVDPDMSLDYDTLQQKFFSLVVLAENTAAENIGDTASVSVVVHILDINDEPPTVLPASLQDIDVSENGTQQGLLHTLVASDPDTNHSLVFEELAVTCFKGASSAGEVCWDWFVLAPNGSVLVNSLDIDYELCDTVVLTLRAEDLYTEKGNRYSQNETLRILITDVNDNTPVFLPILETFVVVPEISPVDLQVATVKATDADSALNGAIVFSIISVVLVEDNGVSRPFENLFKVVTTLETDSYIGSIQVASNLDSSLKGQYQVTVEARNRQPPEHTAQTVLNIFAVDQSYRVRLQFVTTVDEVQSNSENIKAALTTVTKAGVYVVAIQSVEDTRASQVEAKSVMEAYFVYSNGTALDVNQLSVLIQSDPLVLAELVNLGLAIIGPGEVTKPTREMELIGIIAGLAAFLLIFILIMTLVLVLTTRSYKRKLSAMKALKVATTFNPATAQQGAGIPGTNQYNAEGANPMLNVSLDPSHDLGFHEDSNSVASMNSLDENAVNAPGDDDLNEKQGKVQLTHPTDEEVLVAALNLKEPTKTAYINNTFTTTDL